The proteins below are encoded in one region of Stenotrophomonas bentonitica:
- the ampE gene encoding regulatory signaling modulator protein AmpE, which yields MFTTLVAVLVALALGHVAPAAAVALRRFGLYRRWLQWLDAHAPEAGVWRGRHGWLLALLPFVVGLALLQWLFHDRLFGLPSLLLGIATLVICWGPRDLDRDVEAVMDADDAPTRHAAIAQLQSAGGSLHEDVPSLVEATLLNALRRWFAVLFWFLLLGPVGALAYRLLALLAVGPMRSLADVETVVGARQVLSWLEWPVAQLMSLSMALVGNFDTAFKAWRDAHGNRWVASTDFLGAVARASVSAELREDAHDYSDAGMAPVWRRLPELRDAMSLVWRMLLLWMAALALLVIAGWVT from the coding sequence ATGTTCACCACCCTGGTCGCAGTCCTGGTCGCCCTGGCCCTGGGCCACGTCGCGCCTGCCGCGGCAGTGGCGCTGCGCCGGTTCGGCCTCTACCGGCGCTGGCTGCAGTGGCTGGACGCGCATGCCCCCGAGGCCGGCGTCTGGCGCGGCCGGCACGGATGGCTGCTGGCGCTGCTGCCGTTCGTGGTGGGCCTGGCCTTGTTGCAGTGGCTGTTCCACGACCGCCTGTTCGGCCTGCCGTCGTTGCTGCTGGGCATTGCCACGCTGGTGATCTGCTGGGGCCCGCGCGACCTGGACCGCGACGTGGAAGCGGTGATGGACGCCGACGACGCGCCCACCCGGCACGCCGCCATCGCCCAGCTGCAGTCGGCCGGCGGCAGCCTGCACGAGGACGTGCCGTCGCTGGTCGAGGCGACCCTGCTCAACGCGCTGCGGCGCTGGTTCGCGGTGCTGTTCTGGTTCCTGCTGCTGGGCCCGGTCGGGGCGCTGGCGTACCGCCTGCTGGCCCTGCTGGCGGTGGGGCCGATGCGCTCACTGGCCGACGTGGAAACCGTGGTGGGCGCACGCCAGGTGCTGTCATGGCTGGAGTGGCCGGTGGCGCAGCTGATGTCGCTGTCGATGGCGCTGGTCGGCAACTTCGACACGGCCTTCAAGGCGTGGCGCGACGCGCACGGCAACCGTTGGGTGGCGTCGACCGACTTCCTGGGCGCGGTTGCGCGCGCCAGTGTCAGCGCCGAACTGCGCGAAGACGCGCACGATTACAGCGATGCCGGCATGGCGCCGGTATGGCGCCGCCTTCCCGAACTGCGCGACGCCATGAGCCTGGTCTGGCGCATGCTGCTGCTGTGGATGGCCGCCCTCGCCCTGCTGGTGATCGCAGGCTGGGTGACGTAA
- the nudC gene encoding NAD(+) diphosphatase — MSNISLPLAGFAFTTDPLERADTMRDDADALLQLWPEARVLVIDTDGRALAGDDGQPLALTGAEVGGGPGTAIFLGLRGQQAWFSVESAAVDATAPQRVDLRESATTWSAADASAFCYARGMSYWQSRTRFCGVCGGAVAFTRGGFIGRCAKCNTEHYPRVDPAVIVAVENDGRLLLGRQANWAPRRYSVLAGFVEPGESLEQTVVREVFEESKVRVRHCQYLGTQPWPFPGALMLGFSATAENDIPTVNGELEDARWFTAEEVGAALARDIEDDGQGIRLSPPISISRSLIEHWYRRQVG, encoded by the coding sequence ATGTCCAACATCTCCCTGCCGCTGGCCGGTTTTGCATTCACCACCGATCCCCTTGAACGCGCCGACACGATGCGCGACGACGCCGACGCGTTGTTGCAGTTGTGGCCGGAGGCGCGCGTGCTGGTCATCGACACCGATGGCCGCGCGCTGGCCGGCGACGACGGCCAGCCGCTGGCGCTGACCGGTGCCGAGGTTGGCGGCGGCCCCGGCACGGCGATCTTCCTGGGTCTGCGCGGCCAGCAGGCGTGGTTCTCGGTGGAATCGGCCGCGGTGGATGCCACCGCGCCGCAGCGGGTGGACCTGCGCGAGTCGGCCACCACCTGGTCGGCCGCCGACGCCAGCGCTTTCTGCTACGCACGCGGCATGTCCTACTGGCAATCGCGCACGCGCTTCTGCGGCGTGTGCGGCGGCGCCGTGGCCTTCACCCGGGGCGGCTTCATCGGCCGCTGCGCCAAGTGCAACACCGAACACTACCCGCGGGTCGACCCGGCGGTGATCGTGGCGGTGGAGAACGACGGACGGCTGCTGCTCGGCCGCCAGGCCAACTGGGCGCCGCGCCGCTATTCGGTGCTGGCCGGGTTCGTCGAGCCGGGCGAATCGCTGGAGCAGACCGTGGTCCGCGAGGTGTTCGAGGAGAGCAAGGTGCGGGTGCGGCACTGCCAGTACCTGGGCACCCAGCCCTGGCCGTTCCCGGGCGCGTTGATGCTGGGCTTCAGTGCAACTGCCGAAAACGACATCCCGACCGTGAATGGCGAGCTCGAAGACGCGCGCTGGTTCACCGCCGAGGAAGTGGGCGCTGCGCTGGCCCGGGACATCGAGGACGACGGGCAGGGGATCCGCCTGTCGCCGCCGATCTCGATTTCGCGCAGCCTGATCGAACACTGGTACCGCCGCCAGGTCGGGTGA
- the erpA gene encoding iron-sulfur cluster insertion protein ErpA, whose translation MSTLVSLPGAPAAAPNYQSLDRPLNFTEAAAAKVKELIQDEASDSLALRVYIQGGGCSGFQYGFEFDENRADDDLAVDTNGVTLLVDPLSLQYLMGAEVDYTESLTGAQFVIRNPNAKTTCGCGSSFSM comes from the coding sequence ATGAGCACGCTTGTTTCCCTGCCCGGCGCCCCTGCCGCCGCGCCGAACTACCAGTCGCTGGACCGTCCGCTGAACTTCACCGAGGCCGCCGCGGCCAAGGTCAAGGAACTGATCCAGGACGAAGCCAGCGATTCGCTCGCCCTGCGCGTCTACATCCAGGGCGGTGGCTGCTCCGGTTTCCAGTATGGCTTCGAGTTCGACGAGAACCGCGCCGACGACGACCTGGCCGTGGACACCAACGGCGTGACCCTGCTGGTCGATCCGCTCAGCCTGCAATACCTGATGGGCGCTGAGGTGGACTACACCGAAAGCCTGACCGGCGCACAGTTCGTGATCCGCAATCCAAACGCAAAGACCACCTGCGGTTGCGGCAGCAGTTTCAGCATGTGA
- a CDS encoding bactofilin family protein, which translates to MFGSNKSNRDGHLVVDALIGAQVVIRGDVEFSGGLYVEGTILGKVIAQDGATNATLTLAEQGSIEGEIRAHVVVLSGRLDGDVHASERVELTPSARVTGNIHYQVVEMNAGAQLTGRLIHGAAQMALPPPAEEPAVIKDGKDGNARRKLADAMA; encoded by the coding sequence ATGTTTGGCAGCAACAAGTCCAACCGCGACGGGCATCTGGTCGTGGACGCGCTGATCGGCGCGCAGGTGGTGATCCGCGGGGACGTGGAATTCAGCGGTGGCCTGTACGTGGAAGGCACCATCCTGGGCAAGGTGATCGCCCAGGACGGCGCCACCAACGCCACCCTTACCCTGGCCGAACAGGGCAGCATCGAAGGTGAGATCCGCGCCCACGTGGTGGTGCTCAGCGGCCGCCTGGATGGCGACGTGCACGCCAGCGAGCGGGTCGAACTGACCCCCAGCGCCCGCGTGACCGGCAACATCCACTACCAGGTGGTGGAAATGAATGCCGGCGCGCAGCTGACCGGCCGCCTGATCCACGGGGCCGCGCAGATGGCGTTGCCGCCGCCGGCCGAAGAGCCCGCTGTGATCAAGGATGGCAAGGACGGCAACGCCCGCCGGAAGCTCGCCGACGCCATGGCCTGA